From Paenibacillus graminis:
AAACCGCTTAACGAGCTGCAGGTGCTGATGAAGGGGGCAGAGACAGGAGATCTCACCGTTTCGGCTTCCTATCAATCGAGGGACGAGATCGGACAGCTCCACCACTCGTTCAATACAATGCTGTGGAGCCTTAGGACCATGATGCAAAGAGTGTCGGAGAGTACCGGAATGCTGTCTTCCGCCTCGCAGGAGATGAGCGCCAGTGCGGAGCAGACCGCCCGTACTTCGCAATGCATTGCCGAATCCTCAGGTGAAATTGCCGCCGGTTTCGGGGAGCATGTGAAGACGGTTGAACGGGCTGCACATTCCGTGCAGGCGATAGCGGAGGAGATTGCTGCCGTCCAGCAGAGCAGCCATGAAATGACCGGACTGATGGCGGAGGCTGCTGCTTCGGCTGATCATGGAGCTGCTGCAGTGGAGGTTATCCTAGCACAGATGAAGGAGATAGATTCCAGTGTCTTCTCCAGCCAGGAGAGGGTCAGCCGCCTGGGCCGTCTTTCAGAGGAGATCAATATCATTATTACGGCGATTCAGGATTCCATTCGATCCGCTGCACGGCAGTCGGAGGAGATCCGTGAGGCTGTCGGACATGTTTCAAGCGAAGCACTTACAGTATTGCAGGCAATGGAGCAGGCAAGTGAAGGGTCCCATAAGGGTGTGGAAGAGGTGCAGAACAGCAGCACAGCGAGTGAAGAGCTATTGACCGTGATGGGCGAAATGTCGATGTCAGCCCAATACTTGACGACACTCGCCGAGAATTTGCAAGTGGATTTGGCGCGCTTCAAGTTTAATTAATCAACAAACAGGCCTCTGGATGTTATGCTCGGGAGGCCTGTTTGATTGTGCAGTCACCTGGTCGGTGCAAGTAGGCCGGTTGCGGAGTGCAGCTGCGGAGTGAAGTGGAATTAGTAAACTTAAATCGGCTCAAAAGAGCCTGGCAGAGACTTGTAGTGGGAATAAGTATACTTAATTTCAGCGAATTCATCATCAAAGGTGCAAATGGGCCGAATTAGATTTACTTTTTCCAACTAACTCTTATGAAGGGGCTGCAAGGGGAGGAATTAAGTTCACTTTTTTCACTTCTTTAAAGCGAAATTGAGAAACGGACCTAGGGAAAAGGGATGGAGAGGAAGTTTGGAACTGTAGGAGCGAATGCGTCCGCCTGAAGGCTTTCTGCAGAAAGGCCCGCTATCTTCAGCCTAGACAGTTTGCGGACTTCCACTGCGAAGAGCGGTAATAATCAAGAAATCTGCAAATGGGCCGGGGCCGGAAGTCCAGACATTTTCCGTAGTCAAGTCTAAGTCCCGAATGTTATCCGAAAATATAGCTGAACACGAAAAAATGGTCCGTCCGGCTGCATATACCGGGCGGACCATTTTTTATAATCTGAAGAATTCAATTGATTCTGGCCTTAAGCGTACCAGCCCCATACGAAGATGTACAAGGTACCGTAAATTGTGACCAGACCCACAAACAGCGCATATGCGATATTGATGTACAGCTCTTTCTTGGTATCTGCCGATTCCCCGATGTGCATGAACACGAACAGCTGCAGGGAAGCTTGAATAATGGCTGTGACCAGCAGTACGGCCATATTGGCGCCCTTGGACAGATCACCATAGATAACGATCAACGCTGCGGCGGAAAGGACCAGAGAGGCCAGATAACCCATCACATGGCGAATTGGAAACAGTTGCTTCATCATGTCACATCAGTCCTTTCAGGTAGACGAAGCTGAAGATAAAGATCCAGACCACGTCCAGGAAGTGCCAGAACAGTGAGAAGATAAATGCTTTGTTGGCTGTAGCCGGGTTGATGCCCTGGCGCCACAGCTGAATCATAATTGCTGTTCCCCACAGGAAGCCGAAGCTGACGTGCGCCCCGTGTGTTCCCAGCAGGACGAACAGGCTGGATAGGAAGCCGCTGGTCTGCAGCGTGGCTCCTTCATGCACATAAGTGACGAACTCGGTGATTTCAATGCCGATAAAGCCCAGACCCATCAGCAGCGTGAGGGCCATGAAGACCATCATCGCTTTTTTGTAGCCGAGACGCATGGCGTGAACCGCAAGACCGATCGTGAACGAGCTGGTCAGGAGCAGGAAGGTTTCAATCAGCACCGGGCCGATTTCGAACAGTTCACTTCCGCTCGGTCCACTGGCAAAGCGGTCCACCATGACAAAGAATACCGTGAACAAGGTGGCAAACAAAGGGATTTCAGCTCCGAGAAAAACCCAAAAGCCGAAGATTTTATTGCTGTTCTCTTCTGTAGAGTATTCCAGCGGCTTGGACGCATCTATTTTCATACAGTCTCACCCCGCATCAATTTCTTTTCTGTAGCCATAACTTCATCCACTGAGATGTAGTAGCCGTGATCCCGGTCAAAGGACATGGCTGCCAGCATAATCAGCACACCCACTCCGGCAACAATCGCAGGAATCCACATGCTGAAGACCAGGAAGAATCCGAGGAAGAAGAAGATCACACCCAGGATAAACGGCTTGCCGGTATTGCTCGGCATGTGAATCTTGGTGATTTTGTCCTCGAACAGCGGCATATTCTCCTGTTTGGCGGACCAGAAGGCGTCACGGGTCCGAACCTTCGGTACAACCGCGAAGTTGTAGACCGGCATTGGACTATGTGTAGCCCATTCCAGGGTGCGTCCATCCCAAGGATCGCTTGTGGTATCTCTCGGCATATAGCGTGTACTCCAGTAGATATTGTATACCAGAAGCACGAAGCCGATCGCCAGACCTACCGCGCCCACGAAGGACAGCATATTGAGCGGACCAAAGCCCGATTCCTCGGAATAGGTGTACATGCGCCGCGTCATGCCCATCAGTCCCAGGAAGAACAGCGGGAAGAAGGTGACGTTGAAGGAAATCACGATCCACCAGAAGGAATGCTTGCCCAGCCGTTCGTTCAGGCGGAAGCCGAACACTTTCGGGAACCAGTAGTGGAATCCGGCAATAACGGCGAACACGGCGCCCGGAATCAGCACGTAGTGGAAATGCGCAACCAGGAACATGGTGTTGTGGTACTGGTAGTCGGCACTGGCCATTGCCAGCATGACACCGGTCACCCCGCCGATGGTAAAGATCGGAATAAATGCCAGGGTGTACAGCATCGGTGTAGTGAAGGTGATCCGCCCTTTTCGGAGCGTAAACAGCCAGTTGAATATTTTTACCCCTGTCGGCACAGCGATCGCCATGGTCGTGATGGAGAAAAAGCTGTTGACCATTGCGCCTTGCCCCATGGTGTAGAAATGGTGAGCCCAGACCAGGAAGGACAGGAGCGAGATAATCAGCATACTGAACACCATGGAGGTGTATCCGTACAGGTTCTTTTTGGAGAAGGTGGCAATAATTTCGCTATAAATACCGAATGCCGGAAGAATAACGATATATACCTCCGGATGGCCCCAAACCCAGAACAGGTTGGCCCAGAGCATATCCATCCCGCCGTTGGCCATCGTGAAGAACTGGGAGCCGAAGAGGCGGTCGAACATCATTAGCGCAAGCGCCACGGTCAGTACCGGGAAGGCGAAGACGATAATTACGTTCGTAATGAGCACGGACCAGGTGAACATCGGCATTTTCATCAGCTTCATGCCTGGAGCGCGCATTTTGAGAATGGTGACGATAAAGTTGACGCCTGTGATCAGAGTTCCGATACCGGAAATCTGCAGCGCCAGGGAGTAATAGTTGTTCCCGACCGTCGGACTGAACTCCAGACTCGCCAGCGGGAAGTAGGCTGACCATCCGGCATCCGGCGATCCGCCGATGACGAAGGAAATGTTAAGCAGCATGGCCCCGAAGAAGAAGAGCCAGAAGCTGACGGCGTTGAGGCGCGGAAAAGCCACGTCTCGGGCACCGATTTGCAGCGGTACAATCACATTCATCAGACCGATGATAAACGGCATGGCCATGAAGAGGATCATGATCAGACCGTGGGTGGTAAAGACCTCATTATAATGCTGCGCATCGAGGAATTTCATTTCAGGCGCTGCCGTCTGCAGACGCATCATCATGGCGTCCACGCCGCCGCGGAACAGCATGAGCAGGGCGGCCAGGATATACATGACGCCGATTTTCTTATGGTCGACCGTAGTCAGCCATTCGCGCCACAGGTAGCCCCATTTTTTGAAATAGGTAAGCCCGACGAGAATCCCGATGGTAGCGAGTGCGATACTGATCATGGCTCCATATATTAAGGGTTCGCCGTGAACCTTAAATTTGTCTAAATCCATTAGGGTGGCTCCTTTCAGGTTGTTTCTTCAAGCCTGTCATTAAGAATTGCTGTCGTGTGTATGTTCATCCACCGGTGAGCTTGGCAGCGGCTGTTCGACTTCCGGATTCGGTTTACTGTCGAACTCCGTCTCGCTGGAAGGCTCAGGTGAAGGATGGATTTCTTTATTGTCCTGATGATCCATATTTCCGTTGTCCATATCCATCTCTTTACCGCCGCCGCTCATATGCTCGCTGTGTTCTCCCGGAGGAGGGCTGAATTCAAGATGGGTGGATGAATAGGTTTTGCGTCCAAGATAATCGGTGGCGAGCAGGCCTTTGAATTCCTTTTCCGTAAGCTTCGGAGCGGTTTCCTTGACCTCTTTTACCCAGTCCTCATAATCTTTGCTGCTCATGACCAGCGCTTCAAACTCCATGTGGGCGAAGCCTTTACCGCTAAAGTTGGCATTTCTGCCCATATAAGAGCCTTCGGTATCTGCGGAAAGGTGAAGCGTTGTGAGCATGTCGCTCATGGCGTACTTTTGTCCGGCAAGCTGCGGAATCCACAGACTGGTAATGGAACCAAAAGAGTACATTCTGAACTCTACCGCCCGGTGAACCGGCATATTCACATAGTTTACAGTTTCAATGCCTTCTTCCGGATAGCTGAAATGCCATTTCCAGTTGGAGGAAGAGGCATAGATAACCAGCGGAGTCTGGTCTTTATACTCTTTGGCCTGATTCTCGACGGCGTTGGTCGTTTTGACCGTCACGACGGACAGGAAGGCCACGATAATGATCGGGATGACGATCCAGATCGTCTCGAGGACCTTATTGCCCTCCTCATGCTCCGGAATGTATCCTTCATTGCTTTTCTTGGCCCGGTATTTCACCAGCACAAAGATATATAAGATGTAGACAACCGCCAGAACACCAAGCATAACCAGAATGGAAAGGATAATGGTGTCAGATAAAGTTCGGGCAGACGGCCCCTTCGGGTTCAGAACGGTGAGTGAACTGCATCCCGGCAGGAGGAGGATGAGGCTGAGAAACAAAGCGTATAACGGTCCCTTTTTTTTCATATAGAACTCCTTCCTTCAATAGTTCTTTTCATTCGCCGATCGTTGCGGGCAAACATTAACCTGTATCTATAGTAAGAACTACTTACCCATAATGCAAAATACATATTTTGTAAAAAAATACACAATAGACCTTAAAAATGTACATTCGGTTAAATATATGTGATCAAATTGTTACAAGAGTCTTAACGTATGATAAAGATCACAGTAACGGTGCGCCTTAAGGTTATTTTAAGAAAGTTCAAATTTTGTTCATGATTTCACAAATGTTACTATTTTCGTCACAATTATTTAAACTGAAAACACCCTGATTTCGCGGTTTTGCTTGCTCTGACAGCACTCGACAGAATATGGTTATTTTCTGAAAAAAATGACGATATGTCATTTCTCACAGCCAAACAGTTACAATTTTTTGTGCTCATGGTTACAATCTCTCAAATTACGTTATATCTATTTATGCTAAAGTAGTAGGTAAATATACATAGATTGGAGATTGTTTCACGTGCCTATCAAAAAAGTAGTGCTCTTATTCATGTCTTTTATTCTTTGCTTCGGCATCCTGCAAATTACAGCAGATGCAGCGGGAGCAAACAAATCTTTGAAGCTTGGAGTGAACGACTCATTAACCGGAATCACAGCTGTTTCGGAAAAAAGCACCTATTATGTCCCACTCCGCGCTTTGGCAACAGAGCTGAAGTGGACCCTCACCGGTCTTCCGGATGGCATTCAGGTGGAAGGCGGGGGGCGCATCCTCCGTCTGCTGGAGAATAATGGGGGAGCCCGGCTTCAGGATGGAACGGTTGCAAAGGCAGACACGTTTCTCCGGGATGGAGCACTGATGGTTCCGCTGAAGATCAGCGCTTACCTAGGATATAGAATATCCTTTGAACCGGATAAATATTTACTGCGGGTCCAGGATGGTTCGGCGGCACTTGATGACACTGCGTTCGTAACCAAGTACAAAAACGAACTGGCACCGCCTGCGCCTGCGGAACCTGCGCAGAATCAGCCGGCGGCCAAACCGGGAAAAACGCTGTATCTGACTTTTGATGACGGCCCGTCTGCTACAACGTCTGAGTTGCTGGACATTCTGAACAAGTATGGGGTCAAGGCTACATTCTTCATGCTTGGACCGAACATGAACCGCTATCCATCCCAGGTTAAGCGGATTGTGGAAGAGGGGAACGGGCTGGGACTGCACGGCATGACCCACCGCAAAGAGAAATTCTATGCTTCTGCCTCTGCTGCGCTGGCTGAAATGAACAGGGACAACGATGTACTGCGGAAGATCACCGGCACCGGCACAACCCTGATCCGTCCCCCATATGGCAGCAAGCCATATTTCACTAAGACCTTCAGGGATAAAGTGCTGGGTCAAGGCTACCACCTGTGGGACTGGAACGTGGATTCCGATGACTGGAAATATAAAGAGGACAGTGTTACCATCTACAACACCGTAATGGGCCAGGTTCATAAGCTGCAGAAGTCCAAAACCAATCCCGTTATTCTGATGCATGACCAGAAAGCAACACTTAAGGTGCTGCCGCGCCTGCTGGAAACATTGAAGAAAGAAGGCTACACCTTCGAGATTGTCACGAAGGACATCGAGCCGGTAAATTTCTGGAAGGACAAACGTTAACGATTGTCAGGATATCAAAAGAGCAAGCTGCGAGGTGAGACCCTCGCTGCTTGCTCTTTTTGCGGTTTAAAATTAGTTGATTTATGAGGTGATTGCACTTCATGCAATAGAGTATTTATTGTTGTGCGTCGGATCGCATTCTGTTATGAGAACTTCTGCTGCAGAAAGTGCAACAGAATGTGCGCCTGAGCAAAGTCATTTGTACAAATAACTAACAATCATATGTACCAGCTCGGATTTCAGCCGTTCAGTTGCGATACGCTGCTGGGAGAAAGAGATAACGTCAACGATGGCGCTTACCGTTTCGAACACGATCACGGAAGCGGCCTCCATGTCTTCAGTTTTTAGCTCATCCTGTCCCATCTGCAGATACTCAAGTGTTCTGATGCGGCCTGCTTCATACTGTGCATCCATTAACTGCTTAATCTCCTCATCGCTATGGTACATGATGGTCAGCTCTCGATGGTAGCCTATAAAGGCCTCATGGGAGATCAGGAGGGTGTCGACCAGATGCATGATCAGCTCGGAGCGGTCGATGGTTAAGAAGTTGATCTCTGACATCGAAGCGTCGATCCGGGCTAGAAGATCTGCACCATAGTTCTTCAGCACTTCAATGAAAACGGCTCTTTTATCTACAAAATAGGAATAGAAGCTGCCAGTCGATACTCCGGCCGCCGCTGCGATTTGCTTGGTGTTGGTCTGATGGAAGCCCTTGTCCGAGAACTGCTTCATGGCTGCTTGGACAATAGCCTCCTTGGTCCGGATACTGCGTTCCTGCCGTGGTGTTCTGATCTTGTCTTCCATATCACTCATGTCAGATTGCTCCCCCTTGTAGTACTGATTGTAGAGGAGGGAATTCAGGCTGTCAATAAAAGTTGAACTTGATTTCATATTTAATCATTGACAAACATGAACTTTAGTTCATATAATCTAAAACATGAACTTGGGTTCACATTTATGATGGCCTTTTGGAGGATGATGAAGATGAGTGTAAGAATGCGCAGAGCTTTATCTTTTACAGCAATCGTACTTGGTTTTTTTATGGCGCTGCTGGATACGACGATTATTAATATCGCCCTGCCGGAGATGACGCGCCATTTCGGCGGAAGTGTGTCGCGGATTTCCTGGGTGATGAACGGGTATAACCTGGCTTTTGCCGTGTTCATCCTGACTGCCTCCCGGCTGGCTGATCAATTTGGCCGGAAGAAAGTGTTTATTTTTGGAGTTGCTCTATTTACTCTGACCTCTCTGCTAGCCGGGTTTTCAACATCCCTGGGGATGCTGATTCTGCTGCGGGTGATTCAGGGCCTGGCCGGGGCAATTATTGTTCCGGTCACCATTCCCCTGACTACGACCACTTTTCCAAAAGAGATGCATGGCCTCATTATTGGCATATGGGGAGCCGTCTCGGGGGTGGCTGCGGCGAGCGGTCCGGCGCTTGGCGGAATTCTGACGCAGAACCTCAGCTGGGAGTGGATCTTTTTTGTAAACGTGCCGCTGGGTGTGTTGAGCATTGTGCTGACGGCTGTCTTCATTCAGGAATCGCGGGATGATACGGCAGGCCGTTCCATTGATTATGGCGGGACCCTTGGAATTACCGGAGCGATGTTCTTCATTACGTACGCTCTGATCAAGGTGCAGGATTATGGCTGGAGTTCGGGAGTCACCCTTGCGCTGCTGGGTGCGGGAGTATTGTTCCTGCTGCTGTTCATCTTCACACAGTGGAAAGGGAGGGAACCCATGCTGCCTTTGTCACTGATACGGATACGTACATTCAACAATGCTTCCCTGACCCTGCTGATTGTCGGAGCGGCGCTGATGAATCTTTCCCTGCTGACTTCCTTCTTCCTGACGCGGATGATGGGGATGACCGAGCTGAAGGCCGGGCTTGTGCTGTCCATGGTCGCGGTGGGCTCGATTGTCAGTTCGGCGGTTTCGGGGCCGCTGTCCGCGAAATACGGCAGCCATCTGTTCGCTGCAGCAGGTATTGTAATCACGGGCGGGGCGATGTATTCCATGAGCGGGCTTCACGCTGAATCGGCAGTGGCGGAGGTGGTGGTGCGCCTGCTGGTCGCAGGTGTTGGCATAGGCCTTACGATGGCGCCGGTGATGTCTTCCGCCGTCCGCAATGTTCCGGAGGACAAGGTGGGCATTTCTTCGGGAGTCACCAATATGGCGAAGTCGCTGGGCAGTGTCATTGGAGTAGCTATTATAGTGACTGTGCTGCAGCACAACATGGACAGTGAACTGGGGAAGGCGGGGACTCACCTGTCTGAGGCTGTTCAGGCGGATGTTAAGCTGCAGCCTCTTGTCAAAAATGTTCTAGCGGAAGCCGTAGCTTCCATCAGTAAGGAGGGGGCTGCACCGATGGGAGGAAACAGCGGCAAAGCTGATCCTGCGGCAGCCGTAGTACATGCGGTGGAGCTTGCTGCGGCAAAGCTTCCGCCTGCGGAACAAAAGGCTTTTGCAGCGGACAGCGCCAATCAATTCCGGGAAGCCAAGCTGCTCTTGTCTCAAGCAGGGAACGGGATGCAGCAGGCGGCTGTTGAGGGATTCCGCCGGACCTTTGTTTTTGCCGGCCTGCTGATGATTCCGGGGATACTGTTCGCTCTCCTGAGCGACAAGCGGCGCAAGCCCGAGGAGCCGGCGGCAGTTGCCGAACCGGCGGTGCTGGAGCGGTAGTTCCAACTCAGAAAGGCTCAAGCAAGCGGCTCTTTTTACAGAGCCGCTTCTTTTTATGTTGACAGATTAGTATACTGTATTAATAATAGTAGTACAGTTAATACACTATATGGGTTGAACTTGAAAATATACAAACTGGAATGTTTGAAGGATACAGCACACGAAAGGAGGACTGTCATGTTCGAATTGGACGTCCGCAGCCGCAAGCCGATCTACGAGCAGTTGAACGATAAAGTCAAGGAGCTGATTATGCACGGGATTTTGCGCGCGGATGAGCAGCTTCCGTCGGTAAGAACCTTGTCCTCACAGCTTACAGTGAATCCCAATACCATTCAGAAAGCCTACCGTGAACTGGAGCGGGAAGGCTATATCTATTCTCTGCAGGGCAAAGGGAGCTTTGTGGCTCCGCTGCAGCAGGGCCAGAACGAGAGCAAAAGAGCAGGACTCAGGGAAGAGCTGCTGCGCCTGATGGCAGAAGCGGTCTATCTCGGATTTACCGCAAATGAAATTGGGGCATTGTACCGTCAGGTGCTGGAGCAGAGAGAGAAGGGAGAATAGCCATGATTGAAATACGCGGAATCAGTAAAAGCTTTCAGGGAGAAAAGGCTGTTGACAGCCTGTCGCTGACGGTACATAAAGGCGCCATTTATGGCCTGCTCGGTTCCAACGGAGCAGGGAAAACCACCCTGCTGAAGACACTAGCCGGCATCTACCGGCCTGAGGAAGGAACCGTTAAGATCGGCGGCCAGCCAGTTTTTGAGAGTCCGCAGGTGAAGCAGAACCTCATTTTTATGCCGGACAGCCCATACTTTTTCCCGCAGGCCTCGCTCAAGACGATGGCCGCCTTTTACCGTTCGGTGTATCCGGGTTTCAGCGATAAACGTTTTGAGGAGCTGGGCACGGTATTCCGGCTCGATATGGGACGCAAGCTAAGCCGTTTCTCCAAGGGCATGCAGCGCCAGGCGGCCTTTTGGCTTGCGCTCAGCTGCAGACCGGATGTGCTGATTATGGATGAGCCGATAGACGGGCTGGACCCGGTAATGCGCCGCCAGATCAAGAATCTTTTGTTCCAGGAGGTCGCCGAGCGGGAGCTGACCGTTCTGATCTCTTCGCATAATCTGCGGGAGATTGAGGATCTGTGTGACCATGTCGGCATTATGCACCAAGGCCGGATGCTGGTCGAGAAGGATCTGGATGATCTTAAGGCCGATACGCATAAGGTTCAGGTAGCCTTTCGCGATGAACGTCATGCGTCGGCACTTGCGGCCAAGCTGCAAATTCTCCATCAGGAGCGGCGGGGCAGCGTGGATCTGTATATCGTAAAAGGCGACCGGGAGCGGATTTCGAAAGTGATCCATGTCTATGAGCCGTACGTGTTCGATCTGCTTCCCTTGACGCTGGAGGAAATCTTTATTTATGAAATGGGGGATGCCGGGTATGACGCGCAGCCGATACTTCTTTAACAGCAGTGTTATCCGCCAGAATTTGCGCCAGCACGGCTGGATTGGAATCATCTATACCTTGGGCTTGCTGTTCTCGCTTCCGCTGCAGCTCTTTATGCGCAGTTATCCGGGTGCTGAGCCGCAGGAGATAGATACGCTGTTCCAAGTAGGCGGAGATCTACAAATGCTGTTCATCATCTCACTGCCGGCCGCTGCCGGGCTGTTCCTGTTCCGCTATTTGCAGTCCAGAAGGGCTTCCGATCTGTGGCACAGCCTTCCGCTGCGGCGGGAGCATTTGCTGACAGCGCATCTGGCTAGCGGATTAGGACTGCTGCTTCTTCCGGTATGGCTAACCGCTGCAGTCACAGCTATGGTTACTCCGATGGACGGAAATATGTACATTTATCAAGGAACGGATATCTGGAACTGGTGCCTGGCGGTCAGCATCCTTACGCTGTTTCTCTTTGTGTTCAGCATCTTTGTCGGCATCTGCACGGGACAAACCGTGATCCAGGGTATCATCATTTATATTCTGCTGATCCTTCCGGCGGCGCTGATTGAATTCGTCAATCACCATTTAAGCATGTATCTTTATGGTTACCCGGAATGGTTTGGCCTCAGTGAGGACAGATTGATCTGGTCGCCCTTATTACATCTTATTGTTCTGGGGGAAGAGCCCTTCAGTACGGGAGAATTATGGACCTACAGCGGTTTGTCGCTCTTATTCATCGTCTTTTCGTACATACTGTACCGCAAGCGCAGTGTGGAAAAGTCCGGGCAGGCTATTGCCTTCACCTATTTCAATCCGCTGTTCAAAGCTGGGGTAATGCTATGTGCGATGCTTCTGGCGGGTACGTATTTTGGGGCCGTTAAGCCGCATCAGGCGGGCTGGGTTCTCTGCAGCCATCTTGCCGGAGCGCTGCTTGGCTATATCGCGGCAGAGATGGTTATCCGCAAAACCTGGCAGATCATGACCCGTAAAGTGCCGCTTGAATTCGCAGTATATGGAGTACTG
This genomic window contains:
- a CDS encoding polysaccharide deacetylase family protein, which gives rise to MPIKKVVLLFMSFILCFGILQITADAAGANKSLKLGVNDSLTGITAVSEKSTYYVPLRALATELKWTLTGLPDGIQVEGGGRILRLLENNGGARLQDGTVAKADTFLRDGALMVPLKISAYLGYRISFEPDKYLLRVQDGSAALDDTAFVTKYKNELAPPAPAEPAQNQPAAKPGKTLYLTFDDGPSATTSELLDILNKYGVKATFFMLGPNMNRYPSQVKRIVEEGNGLGLHGMTHRKEKFYASASAALAEMNRDNDVLRKITGTGTTLIRPPYGSKPYFTKTFRDKVLGQGYHLWDWNVDSDDWKYKEDSVTIYNTVMGQVHKLQKSKTNPVILMHDQKATLKVLPRLLETLKKEGYTFEIVTKDIEPVNFWKDKR
- a CDS encoding methyl-accepting chemotaxis protein yields the protein MRHLKVRHKMILLVIVFMLMLFGIGAAGIISTKQMATGSGKTYSQNLQPIYLITEIRGNNRAIESLLLESLITKDDAKSKEHTAAIGEYIHTNNELITQLKAISFSNKAVSGKINEYLSLLPDYRAQRDSIVQLAGNKLKAEGYQIFSGSVFSESREIMLNLLQDTAVLLVQDARNYNETSQQDAQSSVTLIILLIIAALLLIMGISIIVSRMITKPLNELQVLMKGAETGDLTVSASYQSRDEIGQLHHSFNTMLWSLRTMMQRVSESTGMLSSASQEMSASAEQTARTSQCIAESSGEIAAGFGEHVKTVERAAHSVQAIAEEIAAVQQSSHEMTGLMAEAAASADHGAAAVEVILAQMKEIDSSVFSSQERVSRLGRLSEEINIIITAIQDSIRSAARQSEEIREAVGHVSSEALTVLQAMEQASEGSHKGVEEVQNSSTASEELLTVMGEMSMSAQYLTTLAENLQVDLARFKFN
- the qoxB gene encoding cytochrome aa3 quinol oxidase subunit I, with the protein product MDLDKFKVHGEPLIYGAMISIALATIGILVGLTYFKKWGYLWREWLTTVDHKKIGVMYILAALLMLFRGGVDAMMMRLQTAAPEMKFLDAQHYNEVFTTHGLIMILFMAMPFIIGLMNVIVPLQIGARDVAFPRLNAVSFWLFFFGAMLLNISFVIGGSPDAGWSAYFPLASLEFSPTVGNNYYSLALQISGIGTLITGVNFIVTILKMRAPGMKLMKMPMFTWSVLITNVIIVFAFPVLTVALALMMFDRLFGSQFFTMANGGMDMLWANLFWVWGHPEVYIVILPAFGIYSEIIATFSKKNLYGYTSMVFSMLIISLLSFLVWAHHFYTMGQGAMVNSFFSITTMAIAVPTGVKIFNWLFTLRKGRITFTTPMLYTLAFIPIFTIGGVTGVMLAMASADYQYHNTMFLVAHFHYVLIPGAVFAVIAGFHYWFPKVFGFRLNERLGKHSFWWIVISFNVTFFPLFFLGLMGMTRRMYTYSEESGFGPLNMLSFVGAVGLAIGFVLLVYNIYWSTRYMPRDTTSDPWDGRTLEWATHSPMPVYNFAVVPKVRTRDAFWSAKQENMPLFEDKITKIHMPSNTGKPFILGVIFFFLGFFLVFSMWIPAIVAGVGVLIMLAAMSFDRDHGYYISVDEVMATEKKLMRGETV
- the qoxD gene encoding cytochrome aa3 quinol oxidase subunit IV, whose product is MMKQLFPIRHVMGYLASLVLSAAALIVIYGDLSKGANMAVLLVTAIIQASLQLFVFMHIGESADTKKELYINIAYALFVGLVTIYGTLYIFVWGWYA
- a CDS encoding MFS transporter → MSVRMRRALSFTAIVLGFFMALLDTTIINIALPEMTRHFGGSVSRISWVMNGYNLAFAVFILTASRLADQFGRKKVFIFGVALFTLTSLLAGFSTSLGMLILLRVIQGLAGAIIVPVTIPLTTTTFPKEMHGLIIGIWGAVSGVAAASGPALGGILTQNLSWEWIFFVNVPLGVLSIVLTAVFIQESRDDTAGRSIDYGGTLGITGAMFFITYALIKVQDYGWSSGVTLALLGAGVLFLLLFIFTQWKGREPMLPLSLIRIRTFNNASLTLLIVGAALMNLSLLTSFFLTRMMGMTELKAGLVLSMVAVGSIVSSAVSGPLSAKYGSHLFAAAGIVITGGAMYSMSGLHAESAVAEVVVRLLVAGVGIGLTMAPVMSSAVRNVPEDKVGISSGVTNMAKSLGSVIGVAIIVTVLQHNMDSELGKAGTHLSEAVQADVKLQPLVKNVLAEAVASISKEGAAPMGGNSGKADPAAAVVHAVELAAAKLPPAEQKAFAADSANQFREAKLLLSQAGNGMQQAAVEGFRRTFVFAGLLMIPGILFALLSDKRRKPEEPAAVAEPAVLER
- a CDS encoding GntR family transcriptional regulator, translating into MFELDVRSRKPIYEQLNDKVKELIMHGILRADEQLPSVRTLSSQLTVNPNTIQKAYRELEREGYIYSLQGKGSFVAPLQQGQNESKRAGLREELLRLMAEAVYLGFTANEIGALYRQVLEQREKGE
- a CDS encoding cytochrome (ubi)quinol oxidase subunit III; protein product: MKIDASKPLEYSTEENSNKIFGFWVFLGAEIPLFATLFTVFFVMVDRFASGPSGSELFEIGPVLIETFLLLTSSFTIGLAVHAMRLGYKKAMMVFMALTLLMGLGFIGIEITEFVTYVHEGATLQTSGFLSSLFVLLGTHGAHVSFGFLWGTAIMIQLWRQGINPATANKAFIFSLFWHFLDVVWIFIFSFVYLKGLM
- a CDS encoding TetR/AcrR family transcriptional regulator, giving the protein MSDMEDKIRTPRQERSIRTKEAIVQAAMKQFSDKGFHQTNTKQIAAAAGVSTGSFYSYFVDKRAVFIEVLKNYGADLLARIDASMSEINFLTIDRSELIMHLVDTLLISHEAFIGYHRELTIMYHSDEEIKQLMDAQYEAGRIRTLEYLQMGQDELKTEDMEAASVIVFETVSAIVDVISFSQQRIATERLKSELVHMIVSYLYK
- the qoxA gene encoding cytochrome aa3 quinol oxidase subunit II produces the protein MKKKGPLYALFLSLILLLPGCSSLTVLNPKGPSARTLSDTIILSILVMLGVLAVVYILYIFVLVKYRAKKSNEGYIPEHEEGNKVLETIWIVIPIIIVAFLSVVTVKTTNAVENQAKEYKDQTPLVIYASSSNWKWHFSYPEEGIETVNYVNMPVHRAVEFRMYSFGSITSLWIPQLAGQKYAMSDMLTTLHLSADTEGSYMGRNANFSGKGFAHMEFEALVMSSKDYEDWVKEVKETAPKLTEKEFKGLLATDYLGRKTYSSTHLEFSPPPGEHSEHMSGGGKEMDMDNGNMDHQDNKEIHPSPEPSSETEFDSKPNPEVEQPLPSSPVDEHTHDSNS